GGCGTAGTCTGCCGTCCAATAAGTTATCGACGATGAAATTGCTGGCCAATGTCTATGATCCGGATATTGATATGGCGATTCTCAGCAACATCATTCGTCAGGATGTGGCACTGAGCCAGAAGTTGTTACGCTTTGTGGCCACGGCGGGCGGCAATCACAAGATTACGTCGATTCACGATGCGGTGTTGCGTTTCGGCCTGAAGCGATTGCAAAGCTGGTCGAGCATGATGGTGCTGTCGGGGGTGGATGATAAGCCGCGTGAGCTATTCCACACGTCTTTGATTCGCGCCAAGTTCTGTGAATTGGTCGGTGAGCAGGTGGGGGATTTTTCCAAGGACAGCTATTTTACCGTGGGGCTTTTCTCGACACTGGATGCGGTGATGGACGCGTCTCTGGAGGAGTTGCTGGCGCAATTGAACTTCGACCCGAAAATCAAACAGGCACTGGTGGCCTCTCACGGTTCTCTAGGCGTCGCATTGGCGGCGGTCAAGGGGATGGAGCAGGGCCGAACCGATTTCGAGCTTCCTGAAGGGCTGACACCGTCAGAGCTGTCGAAACTGTATCTGGAAGCGATGGAGTTCGCCAATAAGGTCGATTTGGGTTAATCGGAAGGGGTTGTTTCGGATTATAAAAAACCGCCACACCCTAAAGAGTATAAAGGCCTGGCGGTTTTTTGGTTTTACAGAACCGGGGCGTCGTAGTCCTCGGGTTCATCCGAATAGACGCAGACATTCCAATCGGCGACCAATCCCGTTTCGGCTTGGCATTGGGTTTCGAAAAACTCGACGATTTCCCGGCGCTGGCAATGCGCTTCGAAACTGGGCATGTCTCGCCAGATTTCGTTAAACGCGATTGGCATGCTTTTTCCGTCGGCAAAGGGGCTTTGAATTTGACGGGTGACACGGTATTGAAGGCAGCCGTCTTCACGTAAAGTATTCGGCTCCAGTGCCTGGAGCACTTTGAACAGCGCAGATGTCTGTCCCGGTTTCGGTTGGAATTGCGCAATGCAATAAACGCGTTGAGACATTTTCGGGTTCCTTTCTGGTGGCCGTGGCGTTTTAACCGTGGTATTTCGGACTCAGCTCGGTGACCGCTTGAATGAAAGCGCCGGCGTGTTCCGGGTTGACTTCCGGGTGGATGCCGTGGCCCAAGTTGAAAACATGCCCTGTGCCATGACCGTATTTTTCTAAAATGGTCGCCACTTCTTCGCGAATGCGCGCCGGTGAGGCGTAAAGAATGCTTGGGTCCATATTGCCTTGCAAAGCGACTTTGTCGCCGACACGGGCGCGAGCGTCGTCGATGTCGGTGGTCCAATCCAGGCCTAGAGCATCACAACCGGTTTCGGCCATTTTCTCCAGCCATTGCCCGCCGCCTTTGGTGAACAGGATGACCGGCACTTTGCGACCATCGTTTTCACGCTTCAAACCGTCGACGATTTTCGCCATATAGCGCAGCGAGAATTCCTGATAGTCGCGTGGCGTCAGAACGCCGCCCCAAGTGTCGAAAATCTGCACCGCTTGGGCACCGGCTTCGATTTGTGCATTCAGGTAAGCGATGACGGAGTCCGCCAACACATCCAGAATGTGATGCAAGGTGGCCGGTTCGTCGTACATCATCGCTTTGATTTTGGAATAGGTTTTACTGGAGCCGCCTTCGACCATGTAAGTAGCCAGCGTCCAAGGGCTGCCGGAGAAGCCAATGAGTGGCACACGACCATCCAAGGCTTTGCGGATGGTGCTGACCGCATCCATGACGTAGCCTAGGTCGGAGTCCATGTCCGGCACAAACAGCTTTTTCGCGTCCGATAAGGAACGCACCGGCTTATCGAAAATTGGCCCTTCGCCGGTGGCAAAACGCAATTCCAACCCCATGGCATCCGGAATGGTGAGGATGTCGGAGAAGAGGATGGCGGCATCCAGCGGGAAACGCTCCAATGGCTGCAAGGTCACTTCACAGGCCAGTTCTTTGTTACGGCATAAGTCCATAAAGGAACCGGCTTCCTTGCGGGTTTCGCGATATTCTGGCAGATAACGACCGGCTTGACGCATCATCCACACGGGGGTGCGATCCACGGGTTCTTTTAAAAGTGCGCGTAAAAAACGGTCGTTTTGTAGTTCCGCCATCGGAAATCCTTTTTGTGTCATTTGAATCGAAAGAGCTATTTTAACGGCGAGACGCCCAAATGTCACAAAAAAACCGGTTTTCAATCCGTTTAGGAATCAAAGTGTTAGCGAAAGGGTTGGAAAAAGGCTAAGACCCCTAGGGCGAGCGCTCGAAAGCGCCGAGCCGGGGTCATTCGTTAACCGGGTTCAGGCGGTCGATGGCAAAGGGAGAACGCACCTTGACGAACATGGAGCCACCGTACAGGAATCCGAACCCGCGGGCTTCGATTACTTTGCCTTCCAGTGTTTTCAGTCTGTCGTAATCGAAGCGCTCCCAGTCGGCTTTGCGGATGCGGATGCCGGTCGTGTCCATGTTGAGGATGTAATTGTTGGAGCTTTTATCGACCTTGACGATTTTGCCTTTGAAGATGTGATAGCCCTCGTCTTCAGTGTTGATTTCCGAAGAGGGGGCAATCGGATAATGCAGGTCTGGCCGTTTTTCCGCCAAACTCCACAGCGCAATCTTGGCTTCCCGAGCGGTTTTTTCCGCCTGGTAATAGCACTTTTGGTGTTTCATGTTAGGCGGTTCCGATTTCGCCAATACCAGGCCGCTTTCCAGCATCAGTTTTTGCAGATTGACGATGCGGCCGTCCTGCTTGATGTACAGGTGGGCGTAATTACGGTAGAAATCGTCGATTTTCAGTTCATCGTATTCCACGCCGACTTGCAAATCGTGGTTGGCCAGCAGTTGATTGAGTTTGGTTTGCGACTCTTTCGCGAACGGTTGGCCGCGGGTATAGAATTTTTGTTTTTTCTGGATTTGTGGCGCCTCGATGCCAATGAGACGGAACTCATTGTTTTGAATGATGATGGTATCACCACTCAAGGCAAAGCTGGCCTTGACCCAGACATCGATTTTCTGAGGGGCACAGTCGTCGGCCTGAGACGCAAAAGCAATGGGCAGCAGGCAGAGCGGTAGCCATTTAGCACAGGATTTCAAAGCGGCAATCGATAATTTCATCATAGGAGTCGGTGTCTTGGGTTGAACTGGATGAGAAAGATTGTAGCAAAGGCCAAGCCAAGAGCGTGAAGAAAATCGAAGGGACGTCAGGGAATCGTAGAAATAAAAAAGGCCGTTTGAAACGGCCTTTTTCAGGATATTTTGTTTTGCAACAAAATAACAGTGTGAAGTGCTTACTTGCGCATACCGTATTTTTGACGGAATTTTTCAACACGTCCTTCTGTATCGACCAGTGATTGCTTACCAGTGAAGAAAGGATGTGAAGCACTAGAAACTTCGATACGAACTAGTGGGTATTCTTTGCCGTCTAAAGTAATGGTGTCGCCAGAAGTCTTTTCAATCGTAGAACGAGTTAAAAAGGTTTCACCAGTCGAGATGTCCTGGAAAACCACTTCATTGTATTCTGGATGAATGCCTGCTTGCATGATGACGGTCCATTTTATTTATGCAGTGCTCAATTTGTCTTTTTCGTTTGGCCGATTCATTGTCTTTGGCGTGAAACCAAAACAAATTGTCAGGGCACAGACAAAGCTGATACACCACTATGTTTAAAAAAAGAAAGCGAAATTATAGAACTAAAAAACAAAATTGCAAGTAAAAACCGCATTTAATGGATGAAATACTTGCAATTTTTCGGTTTTGGGTCGGCTCGCTCTCCGGATTGTCGGCGGGAAGCGGCTTAGCGCTTCATCGCCGTGAACAGTTCGTCGTTGGTTTTGGTGACCTTCATTTGGTCGATCAACGTCTCGATGGCATCCACCTCGTTGTTGAGGCCTTGCAGGAAGCGACGCAGAATCCAAATGTTCTGATACTCTTCCGGCGTGGTGAGCAACTCTTCCTTACGCGTACCGGACTTCTCGATGTTGATGGCCGGGAAGGTGCGTTTTTCGGCGATGCTGCGTGATAGATGCAGTTCCATGTTACCGGTGCCTTTGAACTCTTCGAAGATGACTTCGTCCATTTTCGAACCGGTGTCCACCAACGCTGTGGCGATGATGGTCAGGGAGCCGCCTTCTTCGATATTACGTGCGGCACCGAAGAAACGTTTCGGGCGGTGCAAGGCGTTGGCGTCCACACCCCCGGTCAAAATCTTGCCGGAAGACGGTACGACCGTGTTGTAAGCACGCGCCAAACGGGTGATGGAGTCCAGCAGAATGACCACGTCGGTTTTATGTTCGACCAAACGCTTGGCTTTTTCGATGACCATTTCCGCAACCTGAACGTGGCGGGTAGCCGGCTCGTCAAAGGTGGAAGAAATGACTTCGCCCTTAACGGTACGCTGCATTTCGGTCACCTCTTCCGGACGTTCGTCGATCAATAGCACGATCAAATAGGCTTCCGGGTGGTTTTCGGCGATGGATTGAGCAATTTGTTGCAGAATCACGGTTTTACCGGATTTCGGTGGTGCCACAATCAAACCACGCTGCCCTTTACCAAACGGTGCGGCAATGTCGATGATACGGGTGGTGATGTCTTCCGTGCTGCCGTTGCCTAGCTCCATTTTCAAACGCTCTTGCGCGTGTAATGGGGTCAGGTTTTCGAAAGCGATTTTCTTACGGGCGACATCCGGGTCTTCGAAGTTGATTTTTTCAACTTTCAGCAAGGCAAAATAGCGTTCGCCGTCTTTCGGTGGGCGAATTTTGCCTTGAATGGTATCCCCTTTACGCAGACCGAAGCGACGAATCTGGCTCGGCGAAACGTAAAGATCGTCCGGTCCGGCCAAGTAAGAACCGTCGCCGGAACGCAGGAAGCCGAAGCCATCCGGTAGGATTTCAAGCACCCCTTCACCGTAAATGTCTTCACCGCTTTTGGCATGCGCTTTCAGAATGGCGAAAATGATGTCTTGTTTTTTCAGACGGGCCAGGTTTTCCAGGCCTTTTTCCGCGGCGATGTCCAGCAAAGCGGCCGCAGACATTTTTTTAAGATCGTTTAAGTTCATATGGTTATAACTGTCTTTGAGTAAGGTTGAACGGGGTAGTTGGAAGTTTAAATGTTTGGGGGATGATCGAGTGATTGTGAATCTAAGCCGCCCATTGACGTCGGGCAGCTTTGAACGGGAAGTCCGTGAAGTTATAGGTTACCGTCTAAGAATGCACACAGTTGAGACTTAGAAAGCGCGCCGACTTGCGTGGCGTCCACTTCACCGTTTTTGAATAGAACCAATGTCGGAATACCGCGCACGCCATATTTTGGCGGCGTCGCTGGGTTTTCGTCGATGTTCAATTTAGCGACTTTGATTTTCCCTGCGTATTCACCGGCAACCTCGTCCAAAATTGGCGCGATCATTTTACAAGGACCACACCATTCGGCCCAGAAATCCACCAAAACAGGAACGTCGGACTGTAGTACTTCACTGTCAAAGTTTGCATCAGAGGTTGCAATCATGTTGTCACTCATTAGGTAACTCCTTACGTTTTAAGTATCTCGATTTTGATGCTTACACGCATCCCCAATTGGTTGTGGAGAAAGTCGTATGGGAAGCTATCGGGGTCGAGATAAGAATTATCATCCAAGTCTTTGTTTGGGTTTTCCGTTGCGGCGGAACCCGTTTATGTATGCGTTGGATGAAGATTGAATTTTTGAAATTTGGATAATTATTACATTGTTTCCGTTTTCAATGCAAGCAAAATCTGAAATGTTTTTCATTTGGCGATTGGCGGGGGTGAATAAAAGATGCTGAAAGCGCCAAAATCCCTTAGGATATGCGCATTACCTGTCCCTTTTCACGATTGATACGATTTTGGTTTTCGACTTTAGTTTTTATGGATATTTCACACATATTAAATGATTTAAATGACGCCCAGCGAGAAGCGGTGACGGTGGATGACCGTCATGCCTTGATTCTCGCCGGCGCCGGCAGTGGTAAAACCCGAGTGCTGGTGCATCGCATCGCTTGGTTGACGGAGGTGATGGGCTTTTCGGCATATAACATTCTCGCCGTGACCTTCACCAATAAAGCCGCCAGTGAAATGCGCGGTCGGGTGGAAGCGTTGATCGGCAATCAGTCGCAAGGCATTACCATGGGCACGTTTCACGGCATTGCCTATCGTTTGCTGCGCACCCATTATCAGGAAGCCGGGTTGCCACAAGCCTTTCAGATTCTGGATGCCGATGACCAGAAACGTGTGATCAAGCGGTTATTGAAAGCGTTGGAACTGGACGAAGCGCAATGGCCGCATAAACAGGTGCAGGCGTTTATCAACGGTGAGAAAGAAGAAGGTCGCCGTCCGCATCACATTGATGCCGGGCACAATCCGTATGTGCGTAAGATGGTGCAGATTTATCAAGCTTACGAGGAACAGTGCAAACGGGCAGGCCTGGTGGATTTTGCCGAATTACTGTTGCGCGCCCACGAACTGTGGCTGAAGAATCCCCAAGTGCTGGCGCATTATCAAAATCGTTACCGTCATATTCTGGTGGACGAATTTCAAGACACCAATACCTTGCAATACGCCTGGTTGCGGGTGTTGGCGGGCGCCACGGGCAAATTGTTTATCGTCGGTGACGACGACCAATCCATTTACGGTTGGCGTGGGGCGAAAATCGAGAACATACGCCGTTTCGACGAGGATTTTTCCGATGTGAAAACCGTTCGTCTGGAGCAGAACTACCGTTCCACCAATGTGATTTTGAAAGCCGCCAATGCGTTGATTGCACACAACCAGGACCGGATGGGGAAAAACCTTTGGAGTGCCGGCGAAGACGGCGAACCGATTCAAATTTACGAAGCCTTCAATGAGCAGGACGAAGCGCGCTACATTTGTAATCAGATTGAAGCCTGGTGCGAACAGGGCGGCAGCCGTTCGGAAATTGCGGTGTTGTATCGTTCCAACGCCCAGTCGCGCGTGATGGAGCAGGCGCTGTTGCAAGCGCAGATTCCGTATCGGGTGTATGGCGGTTTGCGGTTTTACGATCGTGCCGAAATCAAGGATGTGTTGGCTTATCTGCGCCTGTTGATCAGTCGCGAAGACGATGCCGCCTTCGAACGGGTGTATAACCATCCGCCGCGCGGCATCGGCAATAAAACCGCCGATCAAATCCGCGAAGTGGCACGAATGGAGGAAATTTCGCTCTGGCAAGCGGCCAATCAGTTGGTGGAAGCCGGTTTAACGGCGCGTGCCAAAACGTCGGTCAATGGTTTTTTGACCTTGATTGAAGCATTGGATCAAAGCACCGACGGACTCGATTTACAGGATCAGGTCATGCAGGTGGTGTCGCGCTCCGGCTTGCAGCTGCATTTTGAAAAGGACACCTCCGAGCAAGGCCAAAGCCGTTTGGAAAACATCGACGAATTGATTAACGCTGTCAGTCAATTCAAGCCGATGCGCACAAACGAAAGTGTGGCTGATTTGCCGAGTGATGCGTTTGATGAACCGAATTTCGATAATCCTCTGGCGGAGTTTTTGGCGCAGGCGGCGTTGGAGGCCGGTGAGCAACAGGCTGATCATTGGGAGTCGTCGGTGCAGTTGATGACGTTGCACGCCGCCAAAGGGTTGGAGTTTCCGCTGGTGTTTATGATTGGTTTGGAAGAAGGGCTCTTCCCGTCTCAACAATCGCAGGAAGACCCTTATCGATTGGAGGAGGAACGTCGTCTGGCCTATGTCGGGATCACGCGGGCAGAAAAGCAGTTGATGATTTCCTATGCCAATCGCCGCCGGATGCACGGTTCGGAGTTTTATCCGTTGCCGTCGCGCTTTTTAAAAGAAGTGCCTGAGGATTGTGTGCAGCATGTGCGGTTAAAAGGATCGGCACAGGCGACCACGTCGTCGTATGGCGGCGGATTTGGCGCCGGCGCGTCGGCCACCTTGAATGAAAGCGGTTACCAGGCCGGTGAACGGGTGTTTCATCAGAAGTTCGGGGAGGGCATGGTGTTGGCGACCGAAGGTGCCGGTGACCATGCGCGCATTCAGGTGAATTTCAATCATGCCGGCACCAAGTGGCTGGTGGCGGCCTTTGCCAAACTGGAGAAATTGTGATGTTTCGAGTGGAAGAGCTCGCCATTGACGCCTTGCTGGCTCCGGTATCTTTTGCACTGGCCGAGCAGGAGGTCTTGATGGTGTCCGGCGTATCCGGTTCCGGCAAATCGCTTTTGTTGCGTGCTTTAGCGGACTTGGAACCCCATTCCGGCCAGGCCTGGTTGAATGCCGAGAAACAGTCGGCGTTTCCGCCGCCGGTGTGGCGTCGTCAAGTGATGTGGTTTCCGGCCGAAACCGCTTGGTGGGACGATTCGGTTGAAGCGCATTACCCGGATGCTGTGACCGAGAAGGATTCGGATCGGTTGGTTTCCGGTTTGGCCGCGCTGGGATTGCCGAAGTCGATTTTAAAACAACCGGTCACGGCCTTGTCGAGCGGCGAAAAACAGCGATTGGCTTTGTTGCGGGGCTTGGCGTTCCAGCCGAAAGTGTTGTTGTTGGATGAGGTGACGGCGAACCTGGATCCGGACTCCACCTTGGCGGTTGAGGCATTGGTTCAATCTTATTTGGCCGAACAACAAGCCTGCGCGGTGTGGGTCTCGCATGACCCGGCGCAGGCGGAACGACTCGCGTCCCAGCAGTTGGTGTTGTCGAAAGGCTCGACGACGCTCTAAGCTTTAATATGGATTGACGTAAAACGCGAATCGGATTTGACGGAATTATTTGTCGAAGTATTTATCCAGCTCCTCGTACAGAATCTCCATATACATTTTAATTTCGGTCCGCCACCCATGACGACCGCCATCATCGCGGCTTCCAGCATTTCTTCCTTGGTGGCCTTGGCCTCGACGCAATCTTTGGCGTGGACGGCGATACACCAAGCGCACTGGAAGGCGATGGCCAGCGATAACAGAATCAAATGTTTGCTTTTGGCGTCCATCGCGCCGTCCTTCTCGGCGATTTTGATAAAGGCGCTGAACTCTTTGAGTTGGTCCGGCATATCCTGCATCAAGCGACCCATCAATTGTCCGGTTTCTTGCAATCTTTCCATGGCTTCTCTCTCCTCTGGTTGCCGCTTTTTCAGGATGCTGAAAAAGCGGGCAAGTAGTTTTACTTAGACAGACAGTTCAAATCTTACCGCAAAAGCGTTTGGGTGTGTCTCGGTTTTTGGATGAAATTTTTTTGACTCGTCGCTTGCGGCATACAAAGTGTTCAGATGAGGTTCGGAAATAAAAATGGTCAGGGTGTTTGTCCCAATTTTTGGTTTAAAATAATGGCATGACAGACGATAAACGCCTCATTTCAAGCGCACAAATCGAATGGACGCCGGAGCAGGTGCCTAAAGCGACGCATTTCGATGATATCTATTATTCGGTCAGCGATGGCTTGGCCGAATCCGATTACGTGTTTGTGCAGCAAAACCAACTGCCGGAACGGTTTGCCGCTTTGCGGGCAGGCGAGGTCTTCACGGTGGCGGAAACCGGTTTCGGTACCGGGTTGAATTTTTTGCAAACACTGCGTGCCTGGTTTGAATGTGCGCCGAAAAGCGCCGAACTGCAATTTATTTCATTTGAAAAGTTTCCTTTGAGCGGTGAAGACCTTTCAAAAGCCCATGGCGCGTTTGCGGAATTAGGGACGTTGTCACAAGCATTATGTGCGGTTTATCCGCTCCGGTTGCCGGGTTGGCATGAAATGTCGTTATTTGATGGAAAAGTGCGTTTAATTGTTTGGTTCGGCGATCTTTTGC
The nucleotide sequence above comes from Hydrogenovibrio thermophilus. Encoded proteins:
- a CDS encoding EAL and HDOD domain-containing protein, translated to MSQLVDIYIGRQPIFDASVRVHAYELLFRSGSEDNHARILGGDHATAQVMMNLFGDMGFQEVVGRHKAFINFTEGLLLSENKPFFPPKQIAIEVLENVHVTPKIIEALNALRAKGYEVALDDYIFNPKLAELEACADIIKVDILQVGPKKMLEHVGRLKEKGIRLLAEKVETREQFEFCQKIGFDYFQGYFFSKPKILQGRSLPSNKLSTMKLLANVYDPDIDMAILSNIIRQDVALSQKLLRFVATAGGNHKITSIHDAVLRFGLKRLQSWSSMMVLSGVDDKPRELFHTSLIRAKFCELVGEQVGDFSKDSYFTVGLFSTLDAVMDASLEELLAQLNFDPKIKQALVASHGSLGVALAAVKGMEQGRTDFELPEGLTPSELSKLYLEAMEFANKVDLG
- the trxA gene encoding thioredoxin TrxA → MSDNMIATSDANFDSEVLQSDVPVLVDFWAEWCGPCKMIAPILDEVAGEYAGKIKVAKLNIDENPATPPKYGVRGIPTLVLFKNGEVDATQVGALSKSQLCAFLDGNL
- the rho gene encoding transcription termination factor Rho; translation: MNLNDLKKMSAAALLDIAAEKGLENLARLKKQDIIFAILKAHAKSGEDIYGEGVLEILPDGFGFLRSGDGSYLAGPDDLYVSPSQIRRFGLRKGDTIQGKIRPPKDGERYFALLKVEKINFEDPDVARKKIAFENLTPLHAQERLKMELGNGSTEDITTRIIDIAAPFGKGQRGLIVAPPKSGKTVILQQIAQSIAENHPEAYLIVLLIDERPEEVTEMQRTVKGEVISSTFDEPATRHVQVAEMVIEKAKRLVEHKTDVVILLDSITRLARAYNTVVPSSGKILTGGVDANALHRPKRFFGAARNIEEGGSLTIIATALVDTGSKMDEVIFEEFKGTGNMELHLSRSIAEKRTFPAINIEKSGTRKEELLTTPEEYQNIWILRRFLQGLNNEVDAIETLIDQMKVTKTNDELFTAMKR
- a CDS encoding type B 50S ribosomal protein L31; translation: MQAGIHPEYNEVVFQDISTGETFLTRSTIEKTSGDTITLDGKEYPLVRIEVSSASHPFFTGKQSLVDTEGRVEKFRQKYGMRK
- a CDS encoding thermonuclease family protein, yielding MMKLSIAALKSCAKWLPLCLLPIAFASQADDCAPQKIDVWVKASFALSGDTIIIQNNEFRLIGIEAPQIQKKQKFYTRGQPFAKESQTKLNQLLANHDLQVGVEYDELKIDDFYRNYAHLYIKQDGRIVNLQKLMLESGLVLAKSEPPNMKHQKCYYQAEKTAREAKIALWSLAEKRPDLHYPIAPSSEINTEDEGYHIFKGKIVKVDKSSNNYILNMDTTGIRIRKADWERFDYDRLKTLEGKVIEARGFGFLYGGSMFVKVRSPFAIDRLNPVNE
- the hemE gene encoding uroporphyrinogen decarboxylase; this translates as MAELQNDRFLRALLKEPVDRTPVWMMRQAGRYLPEYRETRKEAGSFMDLCRNKELACEVTLQPLERFPLDAAILFSDILTIPDAMGLELRFATGEGPIFDKPVRSLSDAKKLFVPDMDSDLGYVMDAVSTIRKALDGRVPLIGFSGSPWTLATYMVEGGSSKTYSKIKAMMYDEPATLHHILDVLADSVIAYLNAQIEAGAQAVQIFDTWGGVLTPRDYQEFSLRYMAKIVDGLKRENDGRKVPVILFTKGGGQWLEKMAETGCDALGLDWTTDIDDARARVGDKVALQGNMDPSILYASPARIREEVATILEKYGHGTGHVFNLGHGIHPEVNPEHAGAFIQAVTELSPKYHG
- the uvrD gene encoding DNA helicase II, whose product is MDISHILNDLNDAQREAVTVDDRHALILAGAGSGKTRVLVHRIAWLTEVMGFSAYNILAVTFTNKAASEMRGRVEALIGNQSQGITMGTFHGIAYRLLRTHYQEAGLPQAFQILDADDQKRVIKRLLKALELDEAQWPHKQVQAFINGEKEEGRRPHHIDAGHNPYVRKMVQIYQAYEEQCKRAGLVDFAELLLRAHELWLKNPQVLAHYQNRYRHILVDEFQDTNTLQYAWLRVLAGATGKLFIVGDDDQSIYGWRGAKIENIRRFDEDFSDVKTVRLEQNYRSTNVILKAANALIAHNQDRMGKNLWSAGEDGEPIQIYEAFNEQDEARYICNQIEAWCEQGGSRSEIAVLYRSNAQSRVMEQALLQAQIPYRVYGGLRFYDRAEIKDVLAYLRLLISREDDAAFERVYNHPPRGIGNKTADQIREVARMEEISLWQAANQLVEAGLTARAKTSVNGFLTLIEALDQSTDGLDLQDQVMQVVSRSGLQLHFEKDTSEQGQSRLENIDELINAVSQFKPMRTNESVADLPSDAFDEPNFDNPLAEFLAQAALEAGEQQADHWESSVQLMTLHAAKGLEFPLVFMIGLEEGLFPSQQSQEDPYRLEEERRLAYVGITRAEKQLMISYANRRRMHGSEFYPLPSRFLKEVPEDCVQHVRLKGSAQATTSSYGGGFGAGASATLNESGYQAGERVFHQKFGEGMVLATEGAGDHARIQVNFNHAGTKWLVAAFAKLEKL
- a CDS encoding putative quinol monooxygenase, with the protein product MSQRVYCIAQFQPKPGQTSALFKVLQALEPNTLREDGCLQYRVTRQIQSPFADGKSMPIAFNEIWRDMPSFEAHCQRREIVEFFETQCQAETGLVADWNVCVYSDEPEDYDAPVL
- a CDS encoding carboxymuconolactone decarboxylase family protein; protein product: MERLQETGQLMGRLMQDMPDQLKEFSAFIKIAEKDGAMDAKSKHLILLSLAIAFQCAWCIAVHAKDCVEAKATKEEMLEAAMMAVVMGGGPKLKCIWRFCTRSWINTSTNNSVKSDSRFTSIHIKA
- a CDS encoding ABC transporter ATP-binding protein, which translates into the protein MFRVEELAIDALLAPVSFALAEQEVLMVSGVSGSGKSLLLRALADLEPHSGQAWLNAEKQSAFPPPVWRRQVMWFPAETAWWDDSVEAHYPDAVTEKDSDRLVSGLAALGLPKSILKQPVTALSSGEKQRLALLRGLAFQPKVLLLDEVTANLDPDSTLAVEALVQSYLAEQQACAVWVSHDPAQAERLASQQLVLSKGSTTL